A portion of the Paucilactobacillus hokkaidonensis JCM 18461 genome contains these proteins:
- a CDS encoding class A sortase: protein MKKYHLKQGLLIITFIVGVLMLAIVVFNGPLLQHATKQRIQDDITPTKVQADSKRIDEADFNYDNTTALSPLVAPLEAARSVIANEDRNDSDYLAVGTIKIPAVSLNLPIGLGLSKAVLSVGAGTMKSEQKLGQGNYALAGHHMNNPNVLFSPLMRVKKGNMIYISDTQQTYQYRVTSIKHVNKQQSSVVDDIPGKELVTLVTCDRAYGTDSRLIVQGERV from the coding sequence ATGAAAAAATACCACCTCAAGCAAGGATTATTAATTATTACATTTATCGTGGGAGTTCTCATGTTGGCCATTGTTGTTTTTAATGGCCCTCTGCTACAACACGCCACTAAGCAACGAATTCAAGACGACATTACTCCGACTAAAGTGCAAGCTGATAGTAAAAGAATTGACGAGGCTGATTTTAATTATGATAATACGACCGCATTATCGCCATTGGTAGCACCATTGGAAGCTGCCAGGAGCGTAATTGCTAATGAAGATCGTAATGACAGCGACTATTTAGCCGTTGGAACTATCAAAATTCCAGCGGTTTCATTGAATTTACCAATTGGCTTGGGTCTTAGTAAAGCGGTGCTATCTGTGGGTGCAGGGACAATGAAAAGTGAACAAAAATTGGGACAAGGTAATTATGCGTTAGCTGGACATCATATGAATAATCCCAATGTTTTGTTCAGTCCATTGATGCGTGTTAAAAAAGGAAATATGATCTATATATCAGATACACAGCAAACGTATCAATATCGAGTTACTAGTATTAAACATGTCAACAAGCAACAGTCGAGTGTCGTTGACGACATACCTGGTAAAGAACTGGTAACGTTAGTGACTTGTGATCGTGCATATGGAACGGATTCGCGGTTGATTGTACAAGGAGAACGAGTGTGA
- a CDS encoding acyltransferase: MSNTNTRRPYLLEIDVMRIILILGVLLTHTQSTMSNATDVNSVSRAVFSYTHLMLHFTRMGFVFITGLVLMWRYYQRPFNWFLFWKRRYVRIGIPYIFWISIYLIGIMLIKQQSLSSFWPQWLDTIMHGSQFYMYYLFMIAQLYLVFPIFRWLFEQFEQQHQLILLLSLVLQLLLVATIKYGHPTNGEHPLLGVIFWHYGTDPLMYQLYFVLGAYSAVHYQSVTRLIDQFGRQLSAIAVGLSVMSIGLYWFDLQILHLNHHQAESIHQPFMVIMDVAMILMVWYVGRCYVDWQADKKHNLGLHYSGQLVFGIYLMQTIMLTILAGMLRLINWPSWVYLFLTPITFCSVFGGTYLLVAMVSRSTILRPLVGLKLTNDEGKLKSY, encoded by the coding sequence ATGTCGAATACAAATACACGGCGACCATACTTATTGGAAATTGATGTCATGCGGATTATTTTGATTCTGGGCGTTTTACTAACGCATACACAAAGCACGATGAGTAACGCCACGGATGTGAATTCAGTTAGCCGTGCAGTTTTTAGTTATACGCATCTAATGCTGCATTTTACTCGGATGGGATTTGTGTTTATTACTGGTCTGGTGTTGATGTGGCGCTACTATCAGCGCCCGTTTAATTGGTTTTTGTTTTGGAAGCGCCGGTACGTTAGAATTGGAATTCCATATATTTTTTGGATTAGTATTTATCTGATTGGAATTATGTTGATCAAACAACAGTCATTGTCTAGCTTTTGGCCACAGTGGCTTGATACCATTATGCATGGTAGTCAGTTTTATATGTACTATTTATTTATGATTGCGCAACTATACCTAGTTTTTCCGATTTTTAGATGGCTATTTGAACAATTCGAACAACAGCATCAATTGATTTTATTGCTGAGTTTGGTTTTACAATTATTGTTAGTTGCGACTATCAAATATGGTCACCCGACCAATGGCGAGCACCCACTATTAGGGGTTATCTTTTGGCACTATGGTACTGATCCGCTGATGTACCAATTGTACTTTGTTTTAGGTGCATATAGCGCAGTGCATTATCAAAGTGTGACCCGATTAATTGATCAATTTGGTCGACAATTATCTGCCATAGCGGTTGGACTGTCAGTTATGTCGATTGGGTTATATTGGTTTGATTTACAGATATTACATCTTAATCATCATCAGGCGGAATCAATTCATCAACCATTTATGGTAATCATGGATGTTGCGATGATTTTGATGGTTTGGTATGTTGGCCGCTGCTATGTTGATTGGCAAGCGGATAAGAAACATAATCTGGGGCTCCATTATAGTGGGCAATTAGTTTTTGGAATTTATCTGATGCAGACAATTATGCTGACGATCCTAGCTGGGATGTTACGTCTTATTAATTGGCCGTCCTGGGTGTATTTGTTTCTCACGCCGATAACGTTTTGCTCAGTATTTGGTGGAACATATTTGCTGGTGGCAATGGTTAGTCGGTCAACGATATTACGACCATTGGTTGGACTGAAGCTGACCAATGATGAGGGCAAATTAAAGTCATATTAA
- a CDS encoding SpaA isopeptide-forming pilin-related protein yields the protein MQIKKIWKRVGTLAAAAMLMAPLGGSLVGGAHTSAKADVTENKVDIKLHKMETGDASSNLIENTGDELDTGTNVIYDPDKYGDVEFTLYDVSSWFDGKEDITKDEFTKIRDEKIKALSSEGNIEEAIEHQNNYLGNDGTIVKQGTYDSGETADFTNGVFNINGILNSGYYLIVETGVSGNNVNKISVPLLFKLPLANKPNGSDIHLYAKNQIQTADPTVIKEGQDINEPDKWINLKDVEFKLTDSSGAQVGSNVVTDKDGKLIFESLKPGATYTLTEISNPNDGYGDTKVTVTFKVDKDGNIVDGWTANPQKSVIVNGSTITIRNFLNLGSKTFQKTDESGQDLAGAEFIVQHPTDDSKYAQFDKDYKFVKWGSEANATDIIANSSGQFTISGLPFDDGYRLIETKSPDGYSKLGEAKTFNINSKSGTTSERKIENKKYDLPITGGMGLLLFILAGLALMGTSVYLYRRNKRQANK from the coding sequence ATGCAAATTAAAAAAATATGGAAACGAGTTGGAACGTTGGCCGCAGCAGCAATGTTGATGGCACCATTAGGAGGATCGTTAGTTGGTGGAGCACATACTAGTGCTAAAGCAGACGTTACTGAAAACAAAGTTGACATTAAACTGCATAAAATGGAGACAGGTGACGCCAGTAGCAATCTAATTGAAAATACAGGTGATGAATTAGACACTGGGACGAATGTAATATATGATCCAGACAAATATGGTGACGTTGAATTTACACTCTATGATGTTAGTTCATGGTTTGATGGTAAAGAAGATATTACTAAAGATGAATTTACTAAAATTAGAGATGAAAAGATTAAAGCTTTGAGCTCAGAAGGAAATATCGAAGAAGCAATTGAACATCAGAATAATTATTTAGGAAACGATGGAACAATTGTAAAACAAGGGACCTATGATTCTGGTGAAACAGCAGATTTTACAAACGGTGTATTTAATATTAACGGAATATTAAATAGTGGCTACTATCTAATTGTTGAAACAGGTGTTTCTGGAAATAATGTTAATAAAATAAGTGTCCCATTGCTTTTTAAATTACCATTAGCCAATAAACCAAATGGTAGTGATATTCACTTATATGCCAAAAACCAAATTCAAACAGCAGATCCTACTGTGATTAAAGAAGGACAAGATATTAATGAGCCTGATAAATGGATAAATTTAAAAGACGTTGAATTTAAATTAACAGATTCTTCGGGAGCCCAAGTAGGTTCTAACGTTGTAACTGATAAAGATGGTAAATTAATCTTTGAATCGTTAAAGCCTGGTGCAACATATACGTTAACTGAAATTTCTAATCCGAATGATGGTTACGGTGATACGAAAGTTACAGTAACTTTTAAAGTTGATAAGGACGGCAATATTGTTGATGGTTGGACCGCCAATCCCCAAAAGTCAGTGATAGTTAACGGTTCAACTATCACAATTCGAAACTTTCTTAACCTGGGTTCAAAAACTTTCCAAAAAACTGATGAAAGTGGACAAGATTTAGCTGGAGCAGAGTTTATTGTTCAGCACCCAACTGACGATAGTAAATATGCACAGTTTGATAAAGATTATAAATTTGTTAAGTGGGGCAGTGAAGCAAATGCAACAGACATCATCGCTAACAGTAGTGGGCAATTCACTATTTCGGGATTACCTTTTGATGATGGTTACAGGTTAATCGAAACAAAATCACCAGACGGATATTCTAAACTTGGTGAAGCAAAGACGTTTAATATTAATAGTAAATCTGGTACCACAAGTGAAAGAAAAATCGAAAATAAGAAGTATGACCTTCCAATCACAGGGGGGATGGGATTACTACTCTTCATTCTTGCTGGTTTAGCGTTAATGGGGACATCAGTATATCTATATCGTCGTAACAAGCGTCAAGCTAACAAATAG
- a CDS encoding AMP-binding protein — translation MTKLTNQLTKQLINDQNRNLIKDEAVEQWFTGRELMQDIDIFHQYLLNAKVRKGDLVLVCLDNSAVYPVLMQALWELGIVAHPVAATTPVAQLQAEFNDHNYSLLIAKQELADQIVNDQVLQRSEIRLNTFASLPVFVNTAITANREFMPADEPNEDDLALILNTSGTTGKPKRVGLTHRLLNNAAQHNITSHQMGSDDTAMIVMPMFHINAQVMSCLSTRLSGGRLVITSKFSASHFWQQVSDNNVTWVSVVPTIVSILLINDKANALYLQLKDNINLRFVRCSSFALPENKFSAFQERFDTQILEGYGMTETASQCTLNPFGAPKIGSAGKAVGTQLAILVDDQYQTNNTDIGEIMVRGDHVINDYMDSQPESFKNGWFLTGDLGYLDEDGYLFVKGRSKDMINRGGEKVAPAEVQSVLSQIDFVAEVAVIGMPDDLYGEAVTAVVKPKDLFANHDQLKQQLQEYAQKNLAKFEQPTLVYFVTDFPRNPTGKILRPQLKEELLSVPAGK, via the coding sequence ATGACAAAACTTACAAACCAACTAACGAAACAACTAATTAATGATCAAAACCGAAACTTAATTAAAGATGAGGCCGTGGAACAATGGTTCACCGGACGAGAATTAATGCAAGATATTGATATTTTTCACCAATATCTATTGAACGCAAAAGTCCGCAAAGGAGATCTAGTCTTAGTTTGCTTAGATAATTCGGCGGTTTATCCCGTATTAATGCAAGCACTCTGGGAGTTGGGCATCGTAGCTCACCCAGTCGCAGCTACAACACCGGTGGCGCAGTTGCAGGCCGAATTTAATGATCATAATTATAGTTTATTAATTGCTAAACAAGAATTGGCTGATCAAATCGTTAACGATCAGGTCCTGCAGCGCAGTGAGATCCGGTTGAACACGTTTGCTAGCTTACCAGTTTTTGTTAACACCGCCATTACCGCCAACCGAGAATTTATGCCGGCTGATGAACCTAATGAAGATGATTTAGCGTTAATTTTGAACACCTCTGGGACCACGGGAAAGCCCAAACGAGTTGGACTAACTCACCGTTTATTAAATAACGCAGCACAACATAACATTACCAGTCATCAAATGGGTAGTGATGATACGGCAATGATTGTGATGCCGATGTTTCACATTAATGCACAAGTAATGTCATGTTTGTCGACGCGCCTATCTGGTGGCCGCTTAGTAATTACCAGCAAGTTTAGTGCTAGTCACTTTTGGCAACAAGTCAGTGATAACAATGTTACTTGGGTCTCAGTAGTACCCACGATTGTCTCGATTCTATTAATCAATGACAAGGCCAACGCGCTTTATTTACAGCTGAAAGATAACATCAATTTACGGTTCGTTCGTTGTTCATCATTTGCACTTCCAGAAAATAAATTTAGTGCTTTTCAAGAACGGTTTGATACCCAAATTTTGGAAGGATATGGCATGACCGAAACAGCTAGCCAATGCACATTAAATCCATTTGGTGCACCTAAAATTGGTTCAGCCGGTAAAGCGGTTGGGACACAATTAGCGATTTTGGTTGATGACCAATACCAAACAAATAATACTGATATTGGTGAAATCATGGTTCGCGGTGATCATGTTATTAATGATTACATGGATTCACAACCTGAATCGTTTAAAAATGGTTGGTTTTTAACTGGGGACTTAGGTTATCTAGATGAAGATGGATATTTGTTTGTTAAAGGTCGCAGTAAAGATATGATCAATCGCGGCGGAGAAAAGGTGGCACCGGCAGAAGTACAAAGCGTCCTTTCACAGATTGATTTTGTTGCCGAGGTTGCTGTAATTGGGATGCCTGATGATTTATATGGTGAGGCTGTGACTGCGGTTGTGAAACCAAAAGATCTTTTTGCAAATCATGATCAATTAAAACAACAACTGCAAGAGTATGCACAAAAAAATTTAGCCAAGTTTGAACAGCCAACGCTAGTTTATTTTGTAACCGACTTTCCGCGCAATCCCACTGGTAAGATCTTGCGACCACAACTCAAAGAAGAATTATTGAGTGTTCCGGCGGGGAAATAG
- a CDS encoding SpaA isopeptide-forming pilin-related protein — MGMPRRKIRWLGAVFAILALVAVDIVKVSNVVATQVQTDIAKVVKAELTDQEGTILTSSEADTEQSLHLELNLDPTQFNENGFISLELTPTTVVLAQNNQEIIPEINGEKRSDLKIKYGYNESKKSYGLSYDQNQYTTLQDQTIELDFKVPVTTGSKNINSDGDQINLQIGGNQDPHLIGSMVIKMTSESSFESQASSESQGSEGSVTKAESVDEDGESDTEVTKKSEKTESKADKDKAENKGLTTDPSEGLSGSVNAYQTTIDQSIFSDMNIYSKNANEKDKTVNVTGEKSNPGSLSNADQIRSNYYTSYQAGGSSKAVMYGANTNNTNIAGERLVVDYSHVGTYQSATGYHDMGAMLVITNIQPGTRSTGWTSSDIFIDFSNNFFSGLTYGQVHQFDVDVIYYDADTKAKLNIQKDSDDGSNSFMTFGSLNGNRDGNEFAGTREKHTSILSTGSLVTDNDDGWYEGKGTGIWDGSEDWTQNGYFGDFLGSSNFEKSAVSFVLEGETNQFMLKSDYGFTWQSFASGSLEPMKPGKPSKTVTTNPNYDKNNELDITQAGQGHVTVNDIDDHYYFIYQPTFKIPESTIAKPNEIVLTDLLPKGVILKENSDIVLFNTDGEEIKVKSGTLKDEMVGGSQDVTYELSTEQIEAIKFDGGEFAFRLNVSVDQGNKPNEGQEPFQMPNTANVAFNSGGKHNYSDNTNTVITQLTPNEAFGISKVGERLSEPGELDNLVGVTFDVREAGSGSGAKVETDNNGWAKLDDLIAGKTYVITEMSTVNGYVKLTEEIKFKVENNKLVIVDDPAGAASVTGDGLSIKIVNKLQLGDANFVKIDERTKEKLEGAQFAIAKDEAKSAYALLDDDHKFIRWTDRIQDATKVTSDKNGEFKVSGLPYGTYYLEETSAPENYDQLDKLVKFMIDDKSGSKEVQEIENRHKDDYGLPVTGGIGIWALIAAGLIAVTGSWYIYRRSRKHTL, encoded by the coding sequence ATGGGGATGCCAAGGCGAAAAATTAGATGGCTGGGGGCGGTATTTGCGATTCTGGCCTTGGTCGCTGTTGATATAGTTAAGGTTAGTAATGTAGTGGCAACGCAAGTGCAGACTGATATTGCGAAAGTAGTGAAGGCAGAGCTGACTGATCAAGAAGGGACTATTTTAACTAGCAGTGAAGCAGATACTGAACAGAGTTTGCATTTAGAACTGAACTTAGATCCGACACAATTTAATGAAAATGGATTTATCAGTCTTGAATTGACACCAACAACAGTTGTATTAGCACAGAATAATCAAGAAATTATACCAGAAATTAATGGTGAAAAACGTTCCGATTTAAAGATTAAATATGGTTATAACGAGAGTAAAAAAAGTTATGGCTTGAGCTATGATCAGAATCAATATACAACGCTGCAAGATCAAACGATTGAGTTAGATTTTAAAGTTCCAGTAACGACTGGTAGCAAGAATATTAACTCAGATGGTGATCAAATCAACTTACAAATTGGGGGCAATCAAGATCCACATTTGATTGGATCAATGGTGATTAAAATGACCAGTGAATCTAGTTTCGAATCGCAGGCTAGTTCAGAAAGTCAGGGTAGTGAAGGATCTGTAACTAAAGCAGAATCTGTTGATGAAGACGGAGAAAGTGATACTGAAGTTACTAAAAAATCCGAAAAGACTGAAAGTAAGGCAGATAAAGATAAGGCCGAAAATAAGGGACTAACAACAGATCCTAGTGAAGGGTTATCAGGTTCTGTCAATGCTTACCAAACGACAATCGACCAAAGTATATTTTCAGATATGAATATTTACTCTAAGAATGCAAATGAAAAAGACAAAACAGTCAACGTTACTGGAGAGAAAAGTAACCCAGGATCGCTTTCCAATGCGGATCAAATTAGGAGTAATTATTACACGAGTTATCAAGCTGGGGGTTCAAGTAAGGCAGTAATGTATGGAGCAAATACAAACAATACCAATATAGCGGGTGAAAGACTAGTAGTGGATTATTCGCATGTTGGGACCTATCAGTCAGCTACTGGATATCACGATATGGGAGCGATGCTAGTAATTACTAATATTCAGCCCGGAACAAGATCAACGGGATGGACCAGTAGCGATATATTCATCGATTTTTCTAACAACTTTTTTTCGGGATTAACTTATGGACAAGTGCACCAATTTGATGTTGATGTTATTTACTACGATGCTGACACTAAGGCCAAACTAAACATTCAAAAGGATTCCGATGATGGTTCTAATTCCTTCATGACCTTTGGTTCGTTGAATGGTAATAGAGATGGGAATGAGTTTGCTGGTACAAGAGAAAAACATACTTCGATTTTATCGACTGGGTCACTTGTTACTGATAACGATGACGGTTGGTATGAGGGAAAAGGTACTGGAATTTGGGATGGTAGTGAAGATTGGACTCAAAATGGATACTTTGGTGATTTTCTTGGATCAAGTAACTTTGAAAAAAGCGCAGTTTCATTTGTACTCGAAGGTGAGACAAATCAATTCATGCTAAAAAGTGATTATGGGTTCACCTGGCAATCGTTTGCTAGTGGTAGTTTGGAGCCCATGAAACCAGGCAAACCTAGTAAAACAGTAACTACAAATCCTAATTATGATAAGAATAATGAATTAGATATTACGCAAGCTGGACAGGGACATGTCACGGTGAATGATATCGATGACCATTATTATTTCATTTATCAACCAACATTTAAAATTCCGGAATCAACAATTGCAAAGCCCAATGAAATTGTTTTAACCGACTTATTGCCAAAGGGTGTTATCTTGAAGGAAAACAGTGATATTGTTCTGTTTAATACTGATGGCGAGGAGATTAAAGTTAAAAGCGGAACCCTAAAAGATGAGATGGTTGGAGGCAGTCAAGACGTTACGTATGAGTTAAGTACCGAGCAAATAGAAGCAATTAAATTTGATGGCGGTGAATTTGCATTCAGATTAAATGTTTCGGTTGACCAGGGAAATAAACCTAATGAAGGGCAAGAACCATTCCAGATGCCTAATACTGCCAATGTTGCGTTTAATTCTGGGGGCAAACATAACTACAGTGATAATACAAATACAGTAATTACTCAGTTGACCCCAAATGAAGCATTTGGAATTAGTAAAGTTGGAGAACGTTTAAGTGAGCCTGGTGAACTAGATAATTTAGTTGGTGTTACATTCGATGTTCGTGAAGCGGGTTCAGGAAGCGGAGCTAAAGTCGAAACGGATAATAACGGTTGGGCAAAGCTTGATGATTTAATAGCAGGTAAAACATACGTTATTACAGAAATGTCCACGGTGAATGGATATGTAAAACTGACTGAAGAAATTAAATTTAAAGTTGAAAATAATAAGTTGGTTATTGTTGATGATCCAGCGGGGGCAGCCAGTGTGACCGGTGATGGATTATCGATCAAGATTGTTAATAAGTTACAGTTAGGGGATGCCAACTTTGTAAAAATTGATGAACGTACCAAAGAAAAGTTAGAAGGAGCGCAATTTGCGATTGCAAAAGATGAAGCTAAAAGTGCCTATGCACTTTTAGATGATGACCATAAATTCATTCGTTGGACGGATAGAATTCAAGACGCTACTAAAGTAACTAGTGACAAAAATGGTGAATTTAAAGTTAGCGGGTTGCCTTATGGAACATATTATTTAGAAGAAACCAGTGCACCTGAGAATTATGATCAACTCGATAAGCTAGTTAAATTTATGATTGATGATAAATCTGGGTCTAAAGAAGTTCAAGAAATCGAAAACCGTCATAAAGATGATTATGGATTGCCGGTTACCGGGGGCATCGGTATTTGGGCTCTGATTGCAGCTGGATTAATTGCTGTCACAGGTAGTTGGTACATCTATCGTCGTTCGCGTAAACACACACTTTAA
- a CDS encoding acyltransferase: MAITHKRPYLYEVDLMRIIFIFGVLLNHTTTAFERSMAIGSNSQVFLQATHLILHFTRMGFMFMTGLVLVLNYYNRKNNWLTFWRKRYVSVGIPYVAWNGIFVLGTMIASGVALSGTNFWHNFGHALLYGDSFYMYYILVTFQLYLLFPLLVKLFKHFKHHLRIVLISMGVQLILLFFIKYGLPHIDRDSWWYIFRAYGVNVLVYQVYFVFGAFVAIHYHEVDEFIKRYAKAIGTLTAVLALGTIGLYFFNMNILHLTLAKTLEVHQPYIMIYDIVMIVFVFWLGRKYAYWREHGLSPTIDRFIRSGAKVSFGIYLVQTIPISLLTWLLSITKLPSWGYLILLPVGYAAVAAIAFAISWGCYKIYPFAYLIGRRPIKKRKEVLNYDKTYKPTNETTN; the protein is encoded by the coding sequence ATGGCGATCACTCATAAACGACCATATTTATACGAAGTAGATTTGATGCGCATCATTTTCATTTTTGGTGTGTTATTAAATCACACAACGACCGCCTTTGAACGATCAATGGCGATTGGCTCCAACAGCCAGGTGTTTTTACAAGCAACTCATTTGATTTTACATTTTACCCGAATGGGCTTCATGTTTATGACCGGTCTTGTCCTGGTGCTAAATTATTATAACCGAAAGAATAATTGGCTAACCTTTTGGCGCAAACGATACGTGAGTGTGGGCATTCCGTATGTAGCTTGGAACGGAATCTTTGTCTTAGGCACGATGATTGCCAGTGGTGTAGCACTTTCTGGTACCAATTTTTGGCATAACTTTGGTCACGCTTTGTTGTATGGCGATAGTTTTTATATGTACTATATCTTAGTCACTTTTCAGTTGTATCTACTATTTCCACTATTAGTGAAACTGTTTAAACATTTTAAACATCATTTGCGAATTGTTTTAATTAGTATGGGTGTTCAGCTAATCTTACTATTTTTCATTAAATATGGATTGCCACATATTGACCGCGACAGCTGGTGGTATATCTTCCGGGCATATGGGGTTAATGTACTTGTTTATCAAGTTTACTTTGTTTTTGGAGCATTTGTAGCAATTCACTACCACGAAGTTGATGAATTTATTAAGAGATATGCCAAAGCGATTGGAACACTGACTGCTGTACTGGCATTAGGAACTATAGGATTGTATTTTTTCAACATGAATATTTTGCATTTAACGCTAGCCAAAACGCTAGAAGTTCATCAGCCATACATTATGATTTACGATATTGTGATGATTGTGTTTGTTTTCTGGCTGGGACGTAAGTATGCGTATTGGCGCGAACATGGATTGAGTCCAACAATTGATCGCTTCATCCGGTCGGGTGCTAAAGTTTCATTTGGTATTTATTTGGTTCAAACAATCCCAATTAGTTTATTAACTTGGCTGTTGAGTATTACTAAGTTACCTTCATGGGGATACTTGATTTTATTACCAGTGGGCTATGCAGCAGTGGCCGCGATTGCGTTTGCAATTTCATGGGGTTGTTACAAAATCTATCCATTCGCATATTTAATTGGCCGTCGTCCGATCAAAAAGAGAAAGGAAGTACTGAATTATGACAAAACTTACAAACCAACTAACGAAACAACTAATTAA
- a CDS encoding ABC transporter ATP-binding protein, whose protein sequence is MEKALLELNQIGQTDVELQKVNLTIMPTDFVAIVGLNSVNKHALIEFVTGSRQPKNGEVNWTGTRSVRVISQHNRTDLIKATAEQRFRLALARSLVNRPSLLILDDPFGSLNMAVKRELYQLVNKIGTQMKAAVLLLTHDVNEAARMAQRVIGIRNGSNQFEECGARGCDEQKIDQVTDSLFNDLVNVAY, encoded by the coding sequence ATGGAAAAAGCACTGTTAGAACTTAATCAAATTGGACAAACGGATGTCGAACTTCAAAAAGTTAATTTAACCATTATGCCAACGGATTTTGTTGCTATTGTAGGACTGAATAGTGTGAATAAACATGCACTTATTGAATTCGTGACTGGATCAAGGCAACCAAAAAATGGTGAAGTTAATTGGACAGGTACTAGATCCGTTCGAGTAATTTCACAGCATAATCGAACGGATCTAATAAAAGCAACCGCGGAGCAACGATTTCGGTTAGCATTAGCTCGTTCGTTAGTAAATCGACCAAGCTTATTAATATTAGATGATCCATTTGGATCGTTGAATATGGCAGTCAAACGTGAATTGTACCAATTAGTTAATAAAATCGGTACTCAAATGAAAGCAGCAGTTTTACTACTAACACATGATGTTAACGAAGCTGCCCGGATGGCACAACGAGTTATTGGCATTCGAAATGGCAGCAATCAGTTCGAAGAGTGTGGTGCCAGGGGATGTGATGAGCAAAAAATCGATCAAGTCACTGACAGTCTATTTAACGATCTGGTCAACGTAGCATACTAG
- a CDS encoding class C sortase: MGKIQKVIIVLLFTFGVGVLVYPLAHNIYAWNEQTATVSKYRNEIGSMADEKRQQLIDVMNRYNPWASKEERNKQTKKYPNTINAMPVLGTLTIPKIKVDLPIYEGTSDRQLNKGVGLLKGTDMINGGKGKHSVLTAHRGLPGARLFTDLPKLKIGDKFYLQTPAKLMTYKVDQIKIIKPSQINSLKPVINQDYMTLMTCTPYMLNTHRLLVRGHRIVNDVQTPPKVKSPIWGYVLGLIAVALASLFAAYRFWKNSRGGPGQ, translated from the coding sequence TTGGGAAAAATACAAAAAGTAATCATTGTACTGCTGTTTACATTTGGTGTTGGTGTGCTGGTCTATCCGTTGGCTCATAACATTTATGCTTGGAATGAACAAACTGCGACTGTTAGTAAATATCGTAATGAAATTGGATCAATGGCTGATGAAAAAAGGCAGCAATTAATTGATGTAATGAATAGGTATAATCCGTGGGCTAGTAAAGAAGAACGGAACAAACAAACAAAAAAATATCCTAACACTATCAATGCTATGCCAGTTTTAGGAACCTTGACTATTCCTAAAATTAAGGTTGATTTACCAATTTATGAAGGAACTAGTGATCGTCAACTTAACAAAGGAGTGGGCCTTCTTAAAGGGACGGATATGATAAATGGGGGTAAAGGAAAGCATTCTGTTTTGACTGCTCATCGAGGGTTACCAGGAGCACGGTTATTCACTGATTTGCCTAAGCTTAAAATTGGGGACAAATTTTATTTACAAACACCGGCCAAGTTAATGACGTACAAAGTTGATCAAATTAAGATAATCAAGCCTAGCCAAATTAACAGTTTAAAACCAGTGATTAATCAAGATTATATGACCTTGATGACATGTACGCCCTACATGTTAAATACTCATCGTTTACTTGTCCGAGGACATCGAATTGTTAATGATGTCCAAACACCACCTAAAGTTAAATCACCAATTTGGGGCTATGTATTAGGACTAATTGCAGTTGCCCTCGCATCATTATTTGCAGCCTACCGTTTCTGGAAAAACTCGCGAGGAGGGCCAGGACAATGA